The following coding sequences lie in one Peribacillus frigoritolerans genomic window:
- a CDS encoding YuzB family protein: protein MYPIIEFCVSNLASGAQEALERLERDPNLDIIEYGCLGYCGRCSSNLYALVNGEVVFGDTTDELVDKIYKYIDEFQMF, encoded by the coding sequence ATGTACCCGATTATTGAATTTTGTGTAAGCAATCTGGCCAGCGGCGCTCAGGAGGCTCTGGAAAGATTGGAGCGGGATCCGAATTTGGATATCATAGAATATGGTTGTCTGGGTTATTGCGGCAGATGCTCCAGTAACTTATATGCGCTTGTAAACGGTGAAGTGGTTTTTGGTGACACAACGGATGAATTGGTTGATAAAATATATAAGTACATTGATGAATTTCAAATGTTTTAA
- the thrC gene encoding threonine synthase has protein sequence MSWQGLISTYKEFLPVNENTPALTLLEGNTPLIRLNRLSEEWGIDLHVKYEGANPTGSFKDRGMVMAVAKAIEEGSDTIICASTGNTSAAAAAYAARANLRCIVVIPEGKIAMGKLAQAVMYGAEIISIEGNFDQALKIVRSLSESSPITLVNSVNPYRIEGQKTAAFEICDALGSAPDILALPVGNAGNITAYWKGFKEYNESKQTGLPEMRGFEAEGAAAIVRDSIIENPETIATAIRIGNPASWSFAVEAANESKGKIDEVTDEEILEAYHFLAKKEGVFAEPASCASIAGIYKQLKSGEIKKGSKIVAVLTGNGLKDPNVAVNTSTIQPTLLPMDEEVILEHLQGVKQA, from the coding sequence ATGAGCTGGCAAGGACTTATAAGCACGTATAAAGAATTTTTACCCGTTAATGAAAACACACCTGCACTAACCCTTTTGGAGGGTAATACACCTTTAATCAGACTGAATCGATTATCCGAAGAGTGGGGAATCGACTTACATGTAAAATATGAAGGGGCGAATCCAACTGGGTCGTTTAAAGACCGCGGCATGGTCATGGCTGTCGCCAAAGCGATAGAAGAGGGCAGCGACACGATCATCTGTGCTTCCACTGGGAATACATCGGCAGCTGCAGCCGCTTATGCGGCCCGGGCCAACCTGCGCTGTATCGTTGTCATCCCTGAAGGGAAAATAGCCATGGGCAAGCTTGCCCAAGCCGTCATGTACGGAGCGGAAATCATCTCGATCGAAGGGAACTTCGACCAGGCTTTAAAAATCGTCCGTTCACTTAGTGAGAGCTCACCGATAACTCTTGTGAATTCGGTCAACCCATACCGGATTGAAGGGCAGAAAACAGCGGCTTTCGAAATTTGTGATGCCCTCGGCTCCGCACCGGATATTTTGGCGCTTCCAGTTGGGAATGCAGGTAATATAACGGCTTACTGGAAAGGTTTTAAAGAATATAACGAATCGAAACAAACGGGCCTTCCTGAAATGAGAGGGTTCGAAGCTGAAGGTGCGGCTGCAATTGTCCGGGATAGCATTATTGAAAATCCAGAAACGATTGCAACAGCCATCCGGATTGGAAATCCTGCAAGTTGGAGCTTTGCTGTGGAAGCAGCAAATGAATCCAAAGGCAAAATTGATGAGGTGACGGACGAAGAAATTCTGGAAGCCTATCATTTCCTCGCTAAAAAAGAAGGGGTATTTGCAGAGCCGGCATCATGTGCTTCCATTGCAGGCATCTATAAACAATTAAAAAGCGGTGAAATCAAAAAAGGAAGTAAGATTGTTGCCGTTTTGACTGGAAATGGATTGAAAGATCCGAATGTGGCAGTAAATACAAGCACGATTCAGCCGACATTGCTGCCAATGGATGAAGAGGTCATTTTAGAACATCTGCAGGGTGTGAAACAGGCATGA
- a CDS encoding HesB/IscA family protein, translating into MSEVVQITEAAAFQIKEMMKQNGEEGSFLRVAVKGGGCSGLSYGMGFEQEPGEKDSQLEQFEIKILVDSQDADILNGTVIDYKQTMMGGGFTIENPNAIASCGCGSSFKTAKNAGTPENC; encoded by the coding sequence GTGAGTGAAGTTGTTCAAATAACGGAAGCTGCCGCTTTTCAGATAAAAGAAATGATGAAACAAAATGGTGAAGAGGGTTCCTTTTTAAGAGTGGCCGTTAAAGGCGGAGGCTGCAGTGGATTATCCTACGGAATGGGTTTTGAACAAGAACCCGGAGAAAAAGATAGCCAGCTGGAACAGTTTGAAATTAAGATCCTTGTTGATTCCCAGGATGCAGATATATTGAATGGAACGGTAATTGATTATAAACAAACGATGATGGGTGGAGGCTTTACGATCGAAAACCCAAATGCTATCGCTTCATGCGGTTGCGGGTCTTCCTTCAAAACGGCTAAAAACGCCGGTACGCCGGAGAACTGCTAA
- a CDS encoding YuzD family protein produces MKEIEIEVYGAEQICASCVNLPSSKDTCEWLEAALTRKFPEQKFKISYIDMFNPPETQKQKSFALKMIEEDLFYPLVLIEGEIIAEGNVRLKKVVETMEKYGYTIQV; encoded by the coding sequence ATGAAAGAAATTGAGATAGAAGTGTATGGTGCGGAGCAAATTTGCGCAAGTTGTGTGAATCTCCCTTCTTCGAAAGATACCTGCGAGTGGCTTGAAGCCGCTTTAACGAGGAAGTTTCCTGAGCAGAAATTCAAAATATCCTATATAGATATGTTTAATCCTCCAGAAACGCAAAAGCAAAAGAGCTTTGCCTTGAAGATGATCGAGGAAGATTTATTTTATCCACTGGTCCTCATCGAAGGAGAAATCATCGCAGAAGGAAATGTGCGTCTCAAAAAAGTGGTGGAAACGATGGAAAAATACGGATATACAATACAAGTATGA
- a CDS encoding NAD(P)/FAD-dependent oxidoreductase: protein MEVNEKVYDITIIGGGPVGLFTAFYGGMRQASVKIIESLPQLGGQLSALYPEKYIYDIAGFPKVRAQELVNNLKEQMAKFEQDVVLEQAVKEVEKQADGVFKLTTDKEIHYSKTIIITAGNGAFQPRRIEIEDAKKYENGNLHYFIDDLNHFAGKKVVVFGGGDSAVDWALMLEPIAEKVSIIHRRDKFRAHEHSVETLKNSKVEIKTPYIPSELIGTDGRIHTVVIKDTNGEDTETMEVDAVIVNYGFVSSLGPIKEWGLDIQKNSILVNSRMETNIPGIYAAGDIATYDGKVKLIASGFGEAPTAVNHAKQYIDPKAKVQPMHSSSMF, encoded by the coding sequence TTGGAAGTTAATGAAAAAGTTTATGATATTACCATCATTGGCGGAGGCCCGGTTGGATTATTCACTGCATTTTATGGAGGAATGAGACAGGCATCCGTAAAAATCATCGAGAGCCTGCCACAATTAGGCGGACAATTGTCAGCCCTTTATCCTGAGAAATACATCTATGATATCGCTGGTTTCCCTAAAGTGCGCGCTCAGGAGCTAGTGAATAATTTGAAAGAACAAATGGCAAAGTTCGAACAGGATGTTGTCCTAGAGCAAGCCGTTAAAGAAGTGGAAAAGCAAGCCGATGGAGTCTTCAAGTTAACGACTGATAAAGAAATCCATTACTCCAAAACGATTATCATCACAGCTGGAAATGGGGCTTTCCAACCCCGCCGCATCGAAATTGAAGATGCAAAAAAATATGAAAACGGCAACCTTCACTATTTCATCGACGACCTCAATCATTTTGCCGGCAAAAAAGTGGTGGTTTTCGGTGGTGGGGATTCGGCAGTGGACTGGGCCTTAATGCTCGAGCCGATCGCCGAGAAAGTGAGCATCATTCACAGAAGGGATAAATTCCGTGCCCACGAACATAGTGTAGAAACACTTAAAAATTCAAAAGTTGAAATAAAGACTCCTTACATACCTTCAGAGTTGATTGGTACAGACGGACGGATCCATACGGTTGTCATCAAGGATACAAATGGTGAAGATACAGAGACGATGGAGGTGGATGCAGTCATCGTCAACTACGGCTTCGTTTCTTCTCTCGGTCCCATTAAGGAATGGGGACTTGATATCCAGAAGAACAGTATTTTGGTGAATTCCAGAATGGAAACGAATATCCCGGGAATTTATGCAGCAGGTGATATTGCAACATATGATGGAAAAGTCAAATTAATTGCAAGTGGTTTTGGTGAGGCACCCACTGCCGTCAATCACGCCAAACAATATATTGACCCAAAAGCAAAAGTTCAGCCGATGCATAGTTCCTCCATGTTTTAA
- the thrB gene encoding homoserine kinase, with amino-acid sequence MSAESEMFLIRVPASTANLGPGFDSIGLALGLYLEIHGSSSNQWEVVPLSEEMSVFPTDDRNYIVQIAKETAASYGKELSPCRLFVSSEIPLARGLGSSASAIVAGIELANIVGELHLSEEEKNRHASLFEGHPDNAGASVYGGLVVGLHTEERTDVVSFPIEGVKVIAVIPDFELLTEDSRNVLPNSLSYKEAISGSAAANVMLAGVLSKDWKLVGEMMQSDRFHQPYRAELVPHLALIEEVVLNEGGFGAALSGAGPTVLCLSSAENSESLLTVLKEKFPEFLVRELEIDNEGSYTATLSEQEKNELKFLKS; translated from the coding sequence ATGAGTGCGGAATCAGAGATGTTCTTGATCCGTGTACCAGCAAGTACGGCCAACTTAGGACCAGGATTCGATTCCATCGGCTTGGCGCTAGGACTTTACTTGGAAATACACGGATCTTCATCAAATCAATGGGAAGTCGTTCCACTTTCAGAGGAAATGTCTGTTTTTCCAACGGATGATCGTAATTATATCGTCCAAATTGCCAAGGAAACGGCGGCATCCTATGGAAAGGAACTTTCCCCATGCCGGCTTTTCGTCTCTAGCGAAATTCCACTGGCACGGGGTCTTGGAAGCAGTGCCTCTGCCATTGTGGCGGGGATTGAATTGGCGAACATCGTTGGTGAACTTCATTTATCCGAAGAGGAGAAGAATAGGCATGCTTCCCTCTTTGAAGGGCATCCGGATAATGCGGGGGCATCAGTGTATGGTGGATTGGTTGTGGGCCTGCATACGGAGGAAAGAACGGATGTCGTGTCGTTTCCAATCGAGGGAGTTAAGGTGATTGCTGTCATTCCCGATTTTGAATTGCTTACGGAAGATTCAAGAAATGTCCTTCCGAATTCGCTTTCCTATAAAGAGGCGATAAGCGGAAGTGCAGCCGCAAATGTAATGCTTGCAGGAGTTCTATCTAAAGATTGGAAGCTTGTTGGTGAAATGATGCAAAGTGATCGTTTCCATCAACCATATAGAGCAGAGTTGGTCCCTCATTTAGCGCTTATTGAAGAAGTTGTCCTCAATGAAGGCGGATTTGGTGCAGCCCTAAGCGGAGCAGGCCCAACTGTTTTATGCTTATCATCCGCAGAAAATAGTGAAAGTTTGCTCACAGTATTGAAGGAAAAATTTCCGGAATTTCTTGTGAGAGAATTGGAAATCGATAATGAAGGCAGCTATACGGCAACCCTTTCAGAACAGGAAAAAAATGAATTGAAATTTTTGAAATCGTGA
- a CDS encoding NifU family protein: MSEQTMEVQVQEVLDKLRPFLLRDGGDCELVDVEDGIVKLRLLGACGSCPSSTITLKAGIERALLEEVPGVVEVEQVF; the protein is encoded by the coding sequence ATGTCTGAACAAACAATGGAAGTTCAAGTTCAAGAAGTCCTAGATAAGCTTCGTCCGTTTCTTCTTCGTGATGGCGGTGACTGTGAACTAGTTGACGTAGAAGATGGAATTGTAAAATTACGATTACTAGGAGCCTGCGGAAGCTGTCCTAGTTCGACCATTACGCTAAAAGCTGGGATTGAGCGTGCCCTTCTTGAAGAAGTTCCTGGTGTAGTGGAAGTTGAACAAGTTTTCTAA
- a CDS encoding SDR family oxidoreductase, giving the protein MNILIAGANGTTGKQIIGELSKNPQMTVYGMIRKEEQAQTIKALGGHPILADLEGNVDKAVDNMEAIIFAAGSGPKTGPDKTTAVDKNGAIKLVDAAKKKGIERFVMLSSVGSDNPEQAQEEMHHYLEAKHDADEHLKASGLTYTIVRPVALTNEQAIGKIFVDEKVDHADNSIPRADVATVLAKSITEEKTFNKTFEISSSTLPIKEALNNI; this is encoded by the coding sequence ATGAATATTTTAATTGCAGGAGCCAATGGAACGACAGGAAAGCAGATCATTGGGGAATTATCAAAAAATCCGCAAATGACTGTTTACGGAATGATCCGGAAAGAAGAACAGGCCCAAACGATAAAAGCACTCGGCGGGCATCCAATCCTTGCCGATTTAGAGGGAAATGTGGATAAAGCAGTGGATAACATGGAGGCCATCATTTTTGCAGCAGGATCTGGACCGAAAACAGGGCCGGATAAAACGACAGCTGTGGATAAGAATGGAGCCATTAAACTGGTTGATGCCGCCAAAAAGAAGGGGATCGAACGTTTTGTCATGCTGAGCTCTGTCGGTTCCGATAATCCGGAACAAGCCCAAGAAGAAATGCACCATTATCTCGAAGCAAAGCATGATGCCGATGAACATTTAAAAGCAAGCGGGCTGACATACACGATTGTCCGGCCGGTTGCTTTGACAAATGAACAAGCCATCGGAAAAATATTTGTTGATGAGAAAGTGGATCATGCTGACAATTCCATTCCAAGAGCCGATGTCGCCACCGTTCTTGCCAAATCAATCACAGAAGAAAAAACATTCAATAAAACATTCGAAATTTCCAGCAGCACCCTCCCAATCAAGGAGGCCCTGAACAATATTTAA
- a CDS encoding DUF2225 domain-containing protein, translated as MGPIPNYSKGVITIEGIHPLYDKSMECLLCKQKSTTKKVRSRFVKVSKYDTDFCPIYADSAVNALYYNIFVCPHCGFSYSEDFSRYFPPTTMEIIMEKVSSQWVPHHFSKERSIKDAINTYKLASYCGALKKEKHIILAGICLRIAWLYRIHKSKEQEERFLKFALKEYEASYSTGDFSGTQVSEARILYLAGDISRRLGNEKAAIKYFSLVFESQKNAREASIIQMARDRFQELKQQLTTHSLLQH; from the coding sequence TTGGGCCCAATCCCAAATTACAGTAAGGGGGTAATCACCATCGAAGGCATACATCCTCTATATGATAAAAGCATGGAATGCCTTTTATGCAAGCAAAAATCAACCACTAAAAAGGTACGGTCGCGTTTTGTAAAAGTTTCTAAATATGACACGGACTTTTGCCCCATTTATGCTGATTCAGCCGTTAACGCACTTTACTATAATATCTTTGTTTGCCCTCACTGCGGCTTTTCGTATTCGGAGGATTTCTCCCGGTACTTCCCCCCCACTACAATGGAAATCATTATGGAAAAAGTAAGCTCCCAGTGGGTTCCCCACCATTTTAGCAAGGAGAGATCCATTAAAGATGCGATCAATACATACAAGCTAGCGAGTTATTGCGGAGCTTTAAAAAAGGAAAAACATATAATCCTTGCCGGAATCTGTTTACGGATAGCATGGTTATATAGGATCCACAAAAGCAAGGAACAAGAAGAAAGATTTTTGAAGTTCGCCCTAAAGGAATATGAAGCATCCTATTCAACAGGAGACTTCAGCGGCACTCAGGTATCCGAAGCCAGAATCCTCTATCTCGCTGGTGACATCTCAAGGAGGTTAGGAAATGAAAAGGCAGCCATCAAGTATTTTTCATTAGTGTTCGAAAGTCAAAAAAATGCCCGGGAAGCCTCCATCATCCAGATGGCCAGGGACCGATTTCAGGAACTCAAGCAGCAATTAACAACCCACTCGTTGCTGCAGCACTGA
- a CDS encoding NAD(P)/FAD-dependent oxidoreductase: MKNLVILGGGYGGMRMLQRLLPNQLPENVSITLIDRNPYHCLKTEYYALAAGTIPDQHIRVAFPEHPRLKNVYGEVLSIDMENKQVIIENQDPVVYDDLVIGLGCEDKYHNIPGADTHTYSIQTIDKSRRTYSALNNLGAGATVSIVGGGLSGVELASELIESRSDLNVKLFDRGPHILSAFPERLSTFVESWFDKHTIEIVHHSNITKVEPNLLYNGDEAVQSDVIVWTAGIQPSKIIRDMDIEKDRQGRAVLTPQHFLPNDDSIFVVGDCASLPHAPSAQLAESQAEQIVQVLVKKWANEPLPESFPTMKLKGTLGSLGKKQGFGLVANRPITGRVARLMKSGILWMYKYHNG; encoded by the coding sequence ATGAAGAATCTAGTCATACTTGGTGGCGGGTATGGTGGTATGCGCATGTTGCAAAGATTGCTGCCTAATCAGCTTCCTGAAAATGTGAGCATCACGCTTATCGACCGTAATCCTTATCACTGCTTAAAAACGGAATATTATGCTTTAGCAGCAGGTACCATTCCAGATCAGCACATCCGTGTTGCATTTCCTGAACATCCTCGCTTGAAGAACGTGTACGGAGAAGTACTTTCCATCGATATGGAAAATAAACAAGTCATTATAGAAAATCAAGATCCTGTCGTTTATGATGATTTAGTCATTGGCCTTGGCTGCGAAGATAAATACCACAATATTCCTGGAGCAGACACACATACCTACAGTATCCAAACAATCGATAAATCACGCCGAACATATTCAGCCTTGAATAATTTAGGTGCCGGTGCAACCGTTTCTATCGTTGGTGGCGGACTGAGTGGTGTTGAGCTTGCAAGTGAATTGATTGAAAGCCGTTCAGATTTAAACGTTAAATTATTCGACCGTGGACCGCATATTCTATCTGCTTTCCCAGAAAGATTAAGCACCTTTGTCGAATCATGGTTCGATAAACATACAATCGAAATCGTCCATCATTCAAATATAACGAAAGTTGAACCAAACCTTCTTTATAATGGCGACGAAGCCGTTCAAAGCGACGTCATCGTATGGACAGCTGGAATCCAGCCAAGTAAGATCATCCGCGATATGGATATTGAAAAAGACCGTCAAGGAAGAGCCGTTCTGACTCCTCAGCATTTCCTTCCTAATGATGACAGCATCTTTGTGGTCGGCGACTGCGCAAGCCTGCCGCATGCACCTAGTGCTCAATTAGCGGAGTCCCAAGCTGAGCAAATCGTACAGGTTCTTGTAAAGAAATGGGCAAATGAACCACTTCCAGAAAGCTTCCCGACAATGAAATTAAAAGGGACATTAGGTTCTCTTGGGAAGAAACAAGGGTTTGGTCTTGTTGCAAATCGCCCAATCACCGGCAGAGTGGCCCGCCTGATGAAATCAGGCATTCTCTGGATGTATAAATACCATAACGGTTGA